The Spodoptera frugiperda isolate SF20-4 chromosome 2, AGI-APGP_CSIRO_Sfru_2.0, whole genome shotgun sequence genome includes the window AAGAGCTCCCCAATTCAGTCTCGAATTCATGTATAAATAAAGAACAAGATGAAGAAGTTGACCAGAACGGAGCGGCACCGGCTCTCGAACTTTATGAAGAGGCGTCACTATCATATTGTAATTATGgacccacaggagaataccatatgacataaCACTGTGGAATTATAAATTGCTTTCGAACTTTAGGGTAACTTCACCGTAATTGACGCGTGCTATTTACCCCGGCAGCAGCGACGCGTGATTTGTAATCAGTTGTGAGGACTATCGGTAAACCATCGAGACTACATAACTCCGAAAACAATAAAGGTTTTTATGGAAAttgaaaaaccaaaataatttagtaaatcgttccatttatttataaattaatataaaaatatatcacagaTTTAGAATAATTCATTCGTTGAGTATTTACAACAATACATTAGtcactcttcccgcgggtgtcgcGAGACTCGACTAAGGGCAGCGCTCTCTGATGAACCAGATCTTGAGATAGATCTCTAACCCGCCTGCCAAGCGAGGACATTAAGGAAAACTCCTCTTGTGTGGAGGAGGCCCAAAGTCCAGGCGTGAACTGTTAAGGACATACTACTTCTAAAACCAGATTTCAGAAATAGTATGCCGTTATGCCCACGAGGCCTCTCCCTATGTAATTTTTTTCGATCTCCACCCCTGCTTACGCGCCAAAGACACAatctgtaaaataaacaaacacattataaaaTGATACGCCCCAACAAAAGAATAAACCATCGtaacaaacttttacaaacatTGAAGCAATAGGAGAATGAATCAGAACACAATATATTATGAGCAGAATGTGGGGCGATGTCTTACTTGGTCGTGCCTGGTATTCCTAGGGAGGAATAATTCCACATTGGGTGATATCGTACGCGCCACTTGCATCAGCTCTGACGCCGGTCTCGGCCTCAGCATCGACTCAACGTCGTACTCCTTCGCCTGTGGACAACACACatgttaatgaaatgaaaattaattcaataaatacacTTCAAACGATATCATTTATCTAAGTATCATCTCCTGCGATGTTTCGTAAATAAGTACTCGTAGCAACAATAATAATGGCAATGGACACATGATGccacaataaaactttaaagtcAACTTACCTTGGAATATGACAGGCCTCCCCATGGCGGGCTGAGGAAGACCATGTCCGCTTTGAGACGAGGTGCCAACTCGAAGAAGTCGCCGGTAATGAATTCAATCTTCTCGTGTACGCCGTATATcgtagcgttgtgtttcgtcatcGCAATTTTGTTGGCGTCTATGTCAATCGCGACAACTGTTGAACATAATCAGACATTAGTTAACAACACAAACACAAGAAATAACACTTAAAGAGCATTCAACTAATGGAGACAGTAGGTATCGAAGAAAGGTGTCACTTACCTCTGTTGCAGGTCCGGGCGAACTGTATGGTGTTCCCGCCTGCACCGCAGAACGCGTCCAAGACTACGTCATACTGGTATTTCTCGGCTATGTGCCGCGCCACTACCTCTGGTGTGACGCTGAACCAGCTCTCGCGGTCCAACTTGATGCCCTCGTCGAACCTGTTGCCAAGCAAACATAACGTTGGTTTCatttaaataccttttttaaacaCTTCTTACACTGGAGGACaaataatacagaaataaacaaCCACCTGTGGAAGAGAGAGTGCCTCTTATGCCAGTATTTGTGGAGGGCGGGGTCCTTCTCAATCTCGGAAGGCATACTGGTCTTAATTCTCCAGTTCTCTCCAGGACTATATTTTCTATTCCAATTCATGTTCTCTGCTTcgcattgtgcatgccatgtagtttgTATGGTCCAACTACGTGTTcagaatctaacgctggttgacTTTTACATGAaatcccttgtttatgcagagggaataCCCTATGCATAATCAATAATCTTCTTCAAAACATATTGAACATAGTGActaaataagacgcatattcattctaagagtgaccgtcatagagataatgaagcgtgttcgggcatgtaagtattcgtcataggggaggtcactttgaacaaaatttttgtCTTTTTGAGGTGACTTAGTCCCTCACGGAGTGTGAAGGTGTCGGGTTATTTGACCGCCGCCCGATGCTCGGCGTTAATCTAGACTACAGAAGGTAAAAATGTACAAATTCTTATTATTAGCAAAATCATTACTTTGAAACCAAATCCGATAATCCTGTGCTATAAGTAGGTAAAGATTCGGGTACGGTGCCTACAGATTCCAGATACGCCTTTGCCCTTGCATAATTATTAAGAAAAGTATTTAAGAAATACTATACTCACGGTGGGAGCACGATCACATTCCCCAAGCTTTGCACCCAGCCGCCACTCAATATACCAGCAAAGTATTGACATCTGGATgacaaaatacatttatgtgCCTTGAACCGTTTTCCTGACACTACACACTAAGTAAGTCTTGACCGAAGACGCGAAGtacagttttcttttaaatttgatGTCTGACTGTCTGTAGTACTGTTCCCAAGCAAAAGTCGCTATTGACGCATCTGGGCAACAACCATCACTTTATTCCTGTCTTCCTCCGTCCACTCGCAATATCATCCTCCAGCTGCCGCTGGAGGTGATGCTCTAATTCTATTTGTGACTCGTTGTTAGTCGATATCGGTTCTGCCGGCCCCGGCTTATTGTTCGTGTGAGTGTCCGGCATCAAGCATCTCTTACGGCCTTTCAgctgatgtattttttttatcactcACTTGCTTGGACAGTCAAAGATTACCAGGTTACCGATGAACCTTTTGGCTCGCTTTTCAAACgaaccaaataaaattaaaaccaaacacACACATCTTGGCACCTGTCAAGAGATTTATCAGCTGAGACTTGATCAGACATATAGAAACAGGGTTTTAGTTAATAACTTTAACATTCACGTTTGtgtatttggttttaattttatttggttcGTTTGAAAAGCGAGCCAAAAGGTTCATCGGTAACCCTTCCCCTTCGGTAATCTTTGACTGTCCAAGCAAGTgagtgataaaaaaaatatcagctgAAAGGCCGTAAGAGATGCTTGATTGGACACTCACACGAACAATAAGCCGGGGCCGGCAGAACCGATATCGACTAACAACGAGTCACAAATAGAATTAGAGCATCACCTCCAGCGGCAGCTGGAGGATGATAATGCGAGTGGACGGAGGAAGACAGGAATAAAGTGATGGTTGTTGCCCAGATGCGTCAATAGCGACTTTTGCTTGGGAACAGTACTACAGACAGTCAGAcatcaaatttaataaaaaactgtaCTTCGCGTCTTGGTCAAGACTTAGAATGTTTCTCGAGGAAATCTCTCCCGATGTAATCGTGGAAGTGTCAGGAAAACGGTTCAAGGcacataaatgtattttgtcATCCAGATGTCAATACTTTGCTGGTATATTGAGTGACGGCTGGGTGCAAAGCTTGGGGAATGTGATCGTGCTCCCACCGTGAGTATAGTATTTCTTAAATACCTTTCTTAATAATTGTGCAAGGGCAAAGGCGTGTCTGTTCGTGAATTCCAGGACTGTCTGAGCGCCGCGATTGTGGAACAGCAACAGCAATGGAATCTTCTTGCTTTTGTGAAAGTTCGAAACCTTCAAGTCGATATGAatttgtaagttttatttacgtatttatgattttttttttttgttactgtaatttaaaagtttCCTATGAATTTTCTGAAACTACGTTACTAATTACGACTAGGCAGGCTAACTACGTTATTAATTACGACTAGGCAGTTTTTGAGCATATTTGGCAACAACAATTGGGTTAGCCATTTCATGAAATTGTCTCCAGTCGTCTGTTTGTGTTAATCACGAGGTTTAATTTTCGCTTTGAACATTAGGAATATGTATGTTTAAGGATACCGTATATATATAGGGTTTAGGaatagtaaaaaatacattgttaagtatttgttaacaatttatttactaaaatataatatcattacatacaaactaaactataaaattaacttttgtttCAAGTCACCCGACTCATCATATTGAGTACGCCCGCGGTGGTTCATAGTAGGGCGGCGGTGCAGGATCGTACTGCGACGCCACGCAGTCATGGTCCAGCAGAGTTTGTTTATGGTACTCCTCCATTGGTACACAACAACAAGGCAGTGGTGTCGCTCCGTACGGATCAATTACCGCGTCGTACTGGTCAACTCCATAGTAATATGGTAGTGGGGTCTCTTCAAACGCCGCTCCGTACTCACTACCTCCGCACCAATATAGCAATGCCTCCTCGTGATATAGATCGAGCATTGCCTCGTTCTGGCCAACTACTTCTTCTTCTGGTGTGTCATTGACACACAAGTCGGCGACTGAATTTTCCTGTTCTTTAAAGAACATTTGGTGTTTGCACCACCAATCATACACCTGtaaccaaaaaatatacaattatgtgagaatatgttcaaaatcacattaaaaataaatcattaatagCGACAAAATATTCTGTTGCtgaaaattcatagaaaacttttaaattacagtaacaacaaaaaaatcttaaataaataagtaaatacttacaaaCTCATAACGGCTTGAGTTATATGAATTTTCACAATTGCACGTAGATTCCATTTCGTTAATATAAGTCAGCAATTTAAAGAGAAAAGATGGAATAGTATAATCGACGGTACGACGTTTACTCTCCAGAGCTCAACACAAGAATGAGTCTCTATTGCACCTTGTTTTGCTTTTATACGTTACCCCCACCACACAAATGCGcgtgttattatttttcgttGCTAGGAACATTTTGTTcaccattattatttattacgttattACATCTAGAAACTGTTTTACAAATTGATTGTtgcaattttaattactttaactgTCATTTTGATACATTACCTAATATGAAAGTGATATGTCAAAATTTTCGGTCCGTTAAACTAGGAGAAAATTTATCACGCATTGAAAAAGATCCTTTATTTTGGAAACaacatctaaatatttattgttaaactaAGATATTAATACATACTAATAAGATATtaacctaattaaaaaacaaattataaagaaaaggaaaagaaaattctaacttataaattgaattattataaaacagtaTCTATACGGTACCAATTCTTTCAATTTGGTTAATTTTAGtcctcaaatattatttatttacttgtaaatattaaGTGAAAATGTAGTCATGTGTTTTTTAGCgtgtgattttattatttctgtacaatattttattataatgacgtgttattttctttacaagaataaaatgtacgtgttgatatttatttgttatgctTATATTTAGCATAGAGATACATAAACAGTAGTAGTATCACCTCGATTCTATATGAAAATACATTTCCAaggttattataaaattgaaatattagaAAAGCTAAAAAATATCGTGAGTCGCATTTAATTACGTTTACAATTTCCTATACTTTATAACATCAGGTTGCTTCCTAACGGCTCATTAGGAAGTAATTACAAGAGTCTTATGGTCAACAGCCTTGTCGCTGACATGTTTTCTTGTCaagaaattttaacatttttaacataaaacgtGCAAAATTAGCCCTTCCGAGTTTATGTCACAAAAAGCTTATATAAACGAGGATCTCCGGCATATCAGTACCGTCTGTGATGGTCAACTGTACGTGAAAATCTAAGACCATGTTAGAAAGTCATGAAGACGAGTTACCCTCACGATCCCATATGTTGTATTGGGGGATGGCTTAAAGGTTTTCTTAGAGCGTAGTAGAAAAAACTAATGAGCCTATTTATACTATATACTTCCAAAATGAGTAAACGATGTCCTTTTTGTCTTGGTTTTAATATATGGTTacgtcaaaatcaaagtcaaattcaaatcatttatttttatttaatttattctaaaaacgtcacttttgaaacgtcaagaagaacgagcaagaaactccatgtcAAATGTCATGTCAGGATGCTAATCGAAAAAGTGAGTAAAAAGAACATACATGCATTGACTGACATTGATATtcgaaaaatttaattaaaattatactaattCTGATGGTACTTGAACCAAATTATCTGACTGTAAACAAGTATGAATTAAAAAGCTGATAGAAATTTCAATAATTGTAAATGAATAGCAAATTCTACAGCagtaaaataacacaaataaataacacactcCCTAAGACCCAACTTAATACCGACAGAGACATTTTCGAAACTAAATCAATgaactttttttacaaaacctttttaaattCCAAATGTCCAACTTCCATAACTTATACCAAACTTGAAAGGCTATCAAGCGAAAAATTTCCTCGAACCCTTTTCAACAGAATCGGCTATTAAAACACAAACTTTATGCATATGGGACCCTGATCTTTTGGACATAGATACGATATATGACTCCAAAATGTGAGTACAAATTCAGATTGGCATTTACTAAGTCTAGTGTATTGgttttagtaacaattttaaaaatctgtgGATTTTCTCTTCCCCCACCGATGTAGCAGGAAATGTCACTAAaccattttttctttctatcaCCAAAATTATATTCAACATCCAGTTCCTACAACGCTTGAAGAAATACAAATTTAGTATCGTGGGTTTTGGATTTAGTAACCCCTACTTGATTTTAGTAAAAGTAAACaacatgtttaaattattattttattcctattattaagttaaaaattaGAGAAGTCCAGTTTTAGAGGGTAAATATagtatcataaataaaatattcaccagTATTTGTAACTTCTTATTATCAAAGATATTGAAAATAAGGTAGGCTCAATTCTTCAAGTAGGTATCTACATATTTGAATAAAGTAATCAATATCATTATATGTATAGGCTTTTGTTCGAAAGCCTTCGGATGCGATAAATTTGTCGCATGTCTCCTTTAACGTTATTTAGAGTAAACGCCTTAGTATTTGTCGGGTAATCGCGATCTTGTGGATGGATTTGATcctttagtaatattttgtatgctCGTGGTATTATTTGCAATACAAACGTCATGTGGTAATTTGTGCTAACAATGCTATCCGTCAACCCTATGAATAGAAACAaactttttattgatttaaagtttttttgcACGTGTTCTAGCACGTGTTGTTTAGATGTGGTGGTGGCCCACAGATTTAAACGCCATTAAGTAAGCGAGGTGGTTAACcttctccttgtgagaagaggccttaggtcagcaatggccagctcataggctgttgatgtgtgacgTTTTGTTTGATAAGAATACTTTATAGTTATTATCTTTATAGAATATCATGAACACCCGTAAGATAACCCCTAAAGCGCAGGCCACAACACCAGCAAGCAGACGGGTGGGCTAGGCGGGCGAACATCGTTTCACCTCT containing:
- the LOC126912380 gene encoding trimethylguanosine synthase-like, coding for MKPTLCLLGNRFDEGIKLDRESWFSVTPEVVARHIAEKYQYDVVLDAFCGAGGNTIQFARTCNRVVAIDIDANKIAMTKHNATIYGVHEKIEFITGDFFELAPRLKADMVFLSPPWGGLSYSKVS